In the genome of Muntiacus reevesi chromosome 5, mMunRee1.1, whole genome shotgun sequence, one region contains:
- the SLC30A10 gene encoding calcium/manganese antiporter SLC30A10 isoform X1, producing MGRYSGKTCRLLFMLVLTVAFFVAELVSGYLGNSIALLSDSFNMLSDLISLCVGLSAGYIARRPRGGLGATYGYARAEVVGALSNAVFLTALCFTIFVEAVLRLARPERIDDPELVLIVGALGLAVNVVGLLIFQDCAAWFACCGRRRRRRQQQQQQQHPQPAAGGGTRGAFGDPQGAECGWHAGALPAPGRDSAVTLRAASVDRKDEKGATVFSNVAGDSLNTQNEPEETMKKEKKSEALNIRGVLLHVMGDALGSVVVVITAIIFYVLPLKREDPCNWQCYIDPSLTVVMVIIILSSAFPLIKETAAILLQMVPKGVNMEELMSKLSAVPGISSVHEVHIWELISGKIIATLHIKYQQDGGDHDANRKIREIFHNAGIHNVTMQFEKADLKEPLEQKDLQLLCSFPCIANSCAKQLCCPPGALPLAHVNGCAEHNGCPPLDMSQSDGLGRLQTTEVAIEVSLEDHGQALGKPQEDSHYVNSTHF from the exons ATGGGCCGCTACTCCGGCAAGACGTGCCGCCTGCTCTTCATGCTCGTGCTCACCGTCGCCTTCTTCGTGGCGGAGCTGGTGTCGGGCTACCTGGGCAATTCCATCGCGCTTCTGTCCGACTCCTTCAACATGCTCTCGGACCTGATCTCGCTGTGCGTGGGGCTGAGCGCCGGCTACATCGCCCGGCGCCCCCGCGGGGGGCTGGGCGCCACCTACGGCTACGCCCGCGCCGAGGTGGTGGGCGCGCTCAGCAACGCCGTCTTCCTCACCGCGCTCTGCTTCACCATCTTCGTGGAGGCCGTgctgcgcctggcccggcccgagCGCATCGATGACCCCGAGCTGGTACTCATCGTGGGCGCCCTGGGGCTGGCGGTCAACGTGGTGGGGCTGCTCATCTTCCAGGACTGCGCCGCCTGGTTCGCCTgctgcggccgccgccgccgccgccgccagcagcagcagcagcagcagcacccgcAGCCCGCGGCCGGGGGCGGCACCCGCGGCGCTTTCGGGGATCCTCAAGGCGCCGAGTGTGGCTGGCACGCCGGGGCCCTGCCCGCCCCCGGCCGCGACTCGGCCGTGACCCTCCGCGCGGCCTCGGTGGACAGGAAGGATGAGAAGGGGGCTACCGTGTTCTCAAACGTAGCAG GTGATTCCCTGAACACCCAGAATGAGCCAGAAGAAAcgatgaaaaaggagaaaaagtcgGAAGCCCTGAATATCAGAG GGGTACTTTTGCATGTGATGGGGGATGCCCTGGGGtcagtggtggtggtgatcaCGGCCATCATATTCTATGTGCTTCCCCTGAAACGTGAGGACCCATGTAACTGGCAGTGCTACATTGACCCCAGCCTGACTGTCGTCATGGTCATCATCATTTTATCATCTGCCTTCCCACTCATCAAGGAGACCGCTGCCATTCTGTTGCAGATGGTCCCCAAAGGCGTCAACATGGAAGAGCTGA TGAGTAAGCTCTCTGCTGTGCCTGGAATTAGCAGTGTCCATGAAGTCCACATCTGGGAGCTTATAAGTGGGAAGATCATTGCCACTCTGCACATCAAGTATCAGCAGGATGGGGGAGATCATGATGCCAACAGAAAAATTCGAGAAATCTTCCACAATGCCGGAATCCACAATGTGACCATGCAGTTTGAGAAGGCGGACCTGAAGGAGCCCTTGGAGCAGAAGGACTTGCAGTTGCTCTGCAGCTTCCCTTGCATCGCCAACAGCTGCGCCAAGCAATTGTGCTGTCCCCCTGGGGCCCTGCCACTGGCCCATGTCAATGGCTGTGCGGAGCACAATGGCTGTCCCCCGTTGGACATGTCCCAGAGTGATGGCCTTGGTAGACTACAGACCACCGAAGTGGCTATTGAAGTATCTTTGGAAGATCATGGACAAGCTCTTGGCAAACCTCAGGAGGACTCACATTATGTCAACAGCACACATTTTTAA